From one Candidatus Sulfotelmatobacter sp. genomic stretch:
- the tssK gene encoding type VI secretion system baseplate subunit TssK, whose translation MKQLKPVLWTKGTFLTPQHLQVQDRFIEDALNFRLQALKFCPWGFRDLAINAELLAEGQFAVTRATGIFPDGLLFEIPEADPPPPSKSLEEFFEPGVKSLDMYLAIPDYRQRGLNVSTGKEGGTRYLAEVTEFRDENTGSSEKLIQVARKNMRLLSDSENREGSSVLRIANVEKTAAGTYQLNPRFIPPLIEIGASEYLVGLLRGLVELLSARSTQLSAGRRQKNQSLADFTASDIANFWLLYTVNSNFPAFSHLYESKMGHPEELYAAMVALGGSLTTFSPKLRPRDLPLYVHDSLGPIFSELDEKLRLLLETVVPTNLVSLPLKFAQDSIYSTAIDHDKYLTNTRMYLALSAETTEETIIQKVPQLVKVCSATHIEHLVRQALPGIQLRHLTNPPSAIPVKLKYQYFALNQSGPAWEAVTRARNFAAYVPGDLPNPTLELLILLPQAN comes from the coding sequence ATGAAGCAGCTCAAGCCAGTTCTGTGGACGAAGGGAACATTCCTGACGCCCCAACATCTCCAGGTGCAGGATCGCTTCATCGAGGACGCGCTCAATTTTCGACTACAAGCGCTCAAGTTCTGTCCGTGGGGTTTTCGCGATCTGGCGATCAATGCGGAACTGCTGGCGGAAGGGCAGTTTGCAGTGACGCGCGCCACCGGCATTTTTCCAGACGGGCTGCTCTTCGAGATTCCGGAGGCCGACCCCCCGCCGCCATCCAAATCGCTGGAAGAATTCTTCGAGCCCGGGGTGAAGAGCCTCGATATGTACCTCGCGATTCCTGACTATCGGCAACGGGGATTGAATGTTTCGACCGGCAAGGAAGGAGGCACGCGGTATCTCGCGGAAGTTACCGAGTTTCGCGACGAAAATACCGGCAGCAGCGAGAAATTGATCCAGGTGGCGCGGAAGAATATGAGGCTGCTGTCGGATTCGGAGAACCGCGAAGGCTCTTCCGTGTTGCGCATTGCGAACGTGGAAAAAACTGCGGCTGGCACGTATCAGTTGAATCCTCGATTTATTCCACCACTGATCGAGATTGGCGCGAGCGAGTATCTAGTCGGATTGTTACGCGGCCTGGTGGAGTTACTCTCGGCCCGCAGCACGCAGCTTTCGGCCGGACGGCGGCAGAAAAACCAGAGCCTGGCCGATTTCACCGCTTCCGATATAGCCAACTTTTGGTTGCTGTATACCGTCAATTCCAACTTCCCGGCATTTTCCCATCTGTATGAGAGCAAGATGGGTCATCCCGAGGAGTTGTACGCGGCGATGGTGGCGCTGGGAGGATCGCTCACGACATTTTCTCCCAAGCTCCGGCCACGCGATCTGCCGCTCTACGTGCACGATTCCCTGGGCCCGATTTTCTCGGAACTCGATGAAAAGCTCCGCTTGTTGCTGGAAACGGTAGTGCCGACGAACCTGGTTTCGCTGCCGCTGAAGTTTGCGCAGGACTCCATTTACTCCACAGCCATTGACCACGATAAGTATCTGACGAATACGCGCATGTATTTGGCGCTAAGCGCCGAAACCACCGAAGAAACCATCATTCAGAAGGTGCCACAACTGGTGAAAGTCTGTTCGGCGACGCACATTGAGCACCTGGTGAGGCAGGCCTTACCAGGAATTCAGTTGCGCCATCTGACCAATCCGCCCAGCGCGATTCCAGTGAAATTGAAGTATCAGTATTTTGCGTTGAACCAATCGGGACCTGCGTGGGAGGCTGTAACCCGTGCCAGAAATTTCGCGGCTTATGTTCCGGGCGATCTTCCGAATCCCACCCTCGAATTGTTGATCCTCTTGCCCCAAGCGAACTGA
- a CDS encoding protein kinase, producing the protein MKYCPACHKTYPGEYKVCPADQTGLQNTNELQPGMIIRNKYQILDQIGIGGMGVVYRSRHLTFNELCAIKIVNDSIAGDSNFLQRFQTEAVVTRKLRHPNAVRVDDFDYTEDGRPFIVMELVEGKNIGEVLQAEGPFPVPRAVGVATQAARALGMAHKLGIVHRDIKPGNILLAHDEQGQEIAKVLDFGIAKLREAAGGDQPGMTMTGMVVGTPLYMSPEQFMGKKAAGEIDGRTDIYSLGVVLYQMVTAQLPFEGDTPYSLMMQHMQGTVRPPHELAPDLHIPESLSRIILKAIDKAREQRFQTAEELIAALDQVIAGPRVTGAVTTGQAANAVVDNVQTESTQAGQPAVMNVAPPSTSGAQIRSSQVSAAPPKSESSPARNIAAPPPSAAPTPSQVSAQASSLSVAAAQSTDPALASSYAQHVFVPPRKVQLKHVLALIVLVVAGVLVAGVGYLKYQSFRRLRIESVVTGKLNSSPTLSQAAIRVQVSDAREVILDGKVLTQDDSATAGKMAASVEGVTNVINRIEYPPLVQAVVPVAATPESLISAGTKLLDDGKYEDAIASFSKATALDPNNQAAKDALDRARRAQKTEDELLKNRR; encoded by the coding sequence ATGAAATACTGCCCCGCGTGCCACAAGACCTATCCGGGCGAGTACAAGGTGTGTCCCGCGGACCAAACCGGTCTGCAGAACACCAACGAACTCCAGCCCGGCATGATTATTCGCAATAAATATCAGATTCTGGACCAGATCGGCATTGGCGGCATGGGTGTCGTTTACCGCAGCCGGCACCTCACATTCAACGAATTGTGCGCCATCAAGATCGTCAACGACAGCATTGCCGGAGACTCCAACTTCCTCCAGCGCTTCCAGACCGAAGCCGTAGTCACGCGAAAGCTGCGGCACCCTAATGCGGTCCGGGTCGACGATTTCGACTATACCGAGGACGGCCGCCCTTTCATCGTGATGGAGTTGGTCGAGGGCAAGAACATCGGCGAAGTTCTTCAGGCAGAGGGCCCGTTCCCCGTGCCGCGCGCGGTTGGCGTTGCCACACAGGCGGCCCGGGCTCTGGGCATGGCTCACAAGCTGGGGATCGTGCACCGCGACATCAAGCCGGGCAACATCCTGCTGGCTCACGACGAACAGGGTCAGGAGATCGCCAAGGTTCTCGATTTCGGTATCGCGAAACTTCGCGAAGCCGCCGGCGGCGATCAGCCGGGCATGACCATGACCGGCATGGTCGTGGGCACGCCGCTCTACATGTCGCCGGAACAATTCATGGGCAAAAAGGCCGCCGGAGAAATTGACGGCCGCACGGATATTTATTCGCTCGGAGTTGTGCTCTATCAAATGGTGACGGCGCAATTGCCCTTTGAAGGCGACACTCCGTATTCCCTGATGATGCAGCACATGCAGGGAACCGTGCGCCCGCCGCACGAACTCGCTCCTGACCTTCACATTCCCGAATCGCTCTCGCGGATCATTCTGAAAGCCATCGACAAAGCACGAGAACAACGATTTCAAACCGCGGAAGAATTGATCGCGGCGCTGGATCAGGTAATTGCCGGCCCGCGAGTAACCGGTGCGGTAACAACAGGGCAGGCCGCAAACGCGGTCGTGGATAACGTTCAGACGGAAAGCACCCAAGCGGGGCAACCCGCGGTTATGAATGTGGCCCCGCCTTCGACAAGCGGCGCACAAATTCGCTCATCGCAAGTCTCTGCGGCCCCGCCCAAATCCGAATCTTCTCCTGCGCGGAATATAGCAGCTCCGCCACCCTCGGCCGCGCCGACGCCGTCTCAAGTCAGCGCTCAGGCTTCATCCTTAAGCGTAGCCGCCGCACAGTCGACCGATCCAGCGCTGGCGAGCAGCTACGCACAGCACGTGTTTGTGCCGCCGCGAAAAGTCCAACTGAAGCACGTCCTGGCCCTGATAGTCTTGGTTGTCGCGGGCGTGCTGGTCGCGGGCGTCGGATACTTGAAGTACCAATCCTTCCGGCGACTTCGAATCGAAAGCGTCGTTACCGGCAAACTGAATTCGTCGCCAACCTTGAGTCAAGCCGCAATCCGAGTGCAAGTCTCGGACGCTCGGGAAGTAATTTTGGACGGCAAGGTTCTGACGCAAGACGACTCGGCCACGGCAGGAAAAATGGCTGCGTCCGTGGAAGGCGTCACGAATGTGATCAATCGAATCGAATATCCTCCGCTGGTTCAAGCGGTGGTTCCAGTCGCGGCGACTCCCGAGTCTCTCATCAGCGCCGGAACGAAATTACTGGACGATGGGAAGTATGAAGATGCGATCGCTTCCTTTTCGAAAGCGACGGCCTTGGACCCCAACAATCAGGCCGCCAAAGACGCCTTGGATCGCGCGCGGCGAGCCCAGAAGACCGAGGACGAATTGCTTAAGAACCGTCGCTGA
- a CDS encoding tetratricopeptide repeat protein, which produces MNKFRPSRARLFMLRGILFFAISSLTHVTGFAQTLDIASLKKQAKEGDAQAQYELADDYLEGKGIPINAKQGVEWLEKAAKLDHAGAQFVLGYMYLKGGGQNIPKDPKQGLEWLRKSADHGNAKADYALALLYRDGDDETGIARNPHEAAKLFRAAARQPDSTKSQSALQEMLDRRLISKQEANWRSLEPTKVAEKGKPFTLAEIEAGLKGAITPVRMAALVHIYKVDFKLSAATRQRLKNEGADDNLLQIISDSQRSS; this is translated from the coding sequence GTGAACAAGTTTCGCCCATCTCGAGCTCGACTGTTTATGCTTCGTGGGATCCTATTTTTCGCTATTTCAAGTCTTACACACGTCACCGGCTTCGCGCAGACTTTGGATATCGCCTCGCTTAAAAAACAAGCGAAAGAAGGAGATGCCCAAGCTCAATACGAACTGGCAGATGACTATCTCGAAGGGAAGGGCATACCGATCAACGCGAAGCAAGGAGTCGAGTGGCTGGAGAAGGCAGCCAAGCTGGACCATGCCGGGGCACAGTTTGTCCTGGGTTACATGTATCTAAAAGGCGGCGGGCAAAACATTCCCAAGGACCCAAAGCAGGGACTGGAATGGTTGCGAAAATCGGCCGACCACGGCAATGCCAAGGCGGATTATGCCCTGGCGCTCTTGTATCGGGATGGAGATGACGAGACTGGCATCGCCCGCAATCCGCACGAGGCCGCAAAATTGTTTCGCGCGGCGGCCCGGCAACCGGATTCGACCAAGTCACAATCGGCTCTTCAGGAGATGCTCGACAGAAGGCTGATCTCGAAGCAAGAGGCGAACTGGCGCAGTCTTGAGCCGACGAAGGTCGCGGAAAAAGGGAAGCCCTTTACTCTCGCCGAGATCGAAGCCGGACTTAAAGGTGCAATCACCCCCGTGCGGATGGCAGCGCTCGTTCATATCTATAAAGTCGATTTCAAGCTCAGCGCTGCTACACGACAACGCCTGAAAAATGAAGGCGCAGACGATAATTTGCTGCAGATAATATCTGACTCGCAGAGGTCGTCATAA
- a CDS encoding sulfotransferase domain-containing protein, with the protein MITIVSGLPRSGTSLMMQMLAAGGLPLLTDRERKPDIDNPRGYCEWEPIKLLPKQPDRIDEAEGKAVKVISQLLLSLPHGRNYKVIFMERPLPEVLASQDEMLKRRGGIEPVDQARIAAAFGDHLRQVIAWLEHRNEISVCRMGYRKTLADPTGAAKTVRDFLELELNVEAMARAVDPALYRNRNS; encoded by the coding sequence GTGATCACCATCGTCTCCGGCTTACCTCGCTCCGGCACATCGCTGATGATGCAAATGCTCGCCGCCGGCGGCCTTCCGCTGCTCACCGATCGGGAACGCAAACCCGACATCGACAACCCGCGCGGCTATTGCGAGTGGGAGCCGATCAAGCTCCTGCCCAAGCAACCGGATCGCATCGATGAGGCGGAAGGCAAGGCCGTAAAAGTGATTTCCCAACTTCTGCTTTCTCTTCCCCACGGTAGGAACTACAAGGTGATCTTCATGGAGCGTCCGCTCCCCGAGGTCCTCGCCTCGCAGGATGAAATGCTCAAGCGTCGCGGTGGAATCGAGCCGGTGGATCAAGCGCGGATCGCGGCCGCTTTTGGCGATCACCTGCGGCAAGTCATCGCCTGGCTAGAACACAGAAATGAAATCTCGGTTTGCCGGATGGGATACCGCAAGACGCTCGCCGACCCGACGGGCGCCGCAAAAACGGTGCGGGATTTCCTGGAGCTGGAGTTAAATGTCGAGGCGATGGCTCGGGCCGTGGATCCTGCGCTGTACCGCAATCGGAACAGTTGA
- a CDS encoding alkaline phosphatase family protein — MNKDTNRPAINSSTERRRILLFLAALGIVLLWPLPSRAYAGPGAGFAVLSSFWTLFVAFLYSIYAFLVWPFRQIFRFFRRRKAYGKAQIKRAVILGFDGMDPELTERFIAEGRLPNLAQLRERGSFRKLRTTYPAISPVAWSTFMTGVNPGKHNIYDFLARDLSSYLPYLSSAKIKAPKRSWKIGKYTIPLGGPRMKGMRKGIPFWHWLGEAGIFCSVIRVPVTFPPEKFSGVLLSGMCVPDLKGSQGTFCLCTTRSRGDKFREGGVRVPVERTGSICRSYIPGPDDPLTPGSDDELRVGFELHIDEIKKQARVTVDSQSFTLKIGEYSEWIPVKFKAGVGFSAHGICRFYLKELSPEIEVYVTPVNIDPSRPDLPISHPVTYSIYLAKLFGPYATLGLAEDTWALNEQVLDDGAFLAQCYANHDDRERMLFDALEKTQQGLCACVFDTTDRVQHMFWRYLDEDHPAAARDVPHDQHPPVIQNLYARMDQLIGRVMKQIDDKTLLMVVSDHGFKSFARCFNLNAWLHQNGYLALKAGKSESGDWFEDVDWSRTRAYTMGLNGLYLNLKGREREGIVEPGADADTLKEELRCKLDGLLDPASGRPGITGVFDCDAVYAGPYVDNAPDLIVGYGEGYRASWDSVMGKVTSEIFEDNLKAWSGDHCIDPRLVPGVLFCNRKITDEKPAIVDVAPTVLKLFGLALPGHMDGKPWTVGSFTGAAES; from the coding sequence ATGAATAAAGATACGAATCGGCCCGCCATCAATTCCTCAACGGAGCGCCGTCGGATTCTACTGTTTCTAGCCGCTCTCGGAATCGTCCTGCTATGGCCTCTACCGAGCCGCGCCTACGCCGGGCCAGGAGCGGGTTTTGCCGTCCTCTCTTCTTTCTGGACGCTGTTCGTTGCTTTCCTCTATTCCATCTACGCCTTTCTGGTCTGGCCCTTCCGGCAAATATTTCGCTTCTTTCGGCGGCGCAAAGCTTATGGCAAAGCGCAAATCAAACGCGCAGTAATTCTCGGCTTCGACGGCATGGATCCGGAACTGACGGAACGCTTCATCGCCGAAGGCCGGCTGCCCAATCTCGCCCAGCTTCGCGAGCGGGGAAGTTTCCGGAAATTGCGAACCACCTATCCGGCGATTTCCCCCGTCGCGTGGTCCACCTTCATGACCGGGGTGAACCCCGGCAAGCACAACATTTACGATTTTCTCGCGCGCGATCTCAGCAGCTATCTTCCATATCTTTCCTCGGCGAAAATTAAGGCGCCAAAGCGCAGTTGGAAAATTGGTAAATACACCATCCCCCTCGGCGGCCCGAGAATGAAAGGCATGCGTAAGGGAATACCTTTCTGGCATTGGCTGGGCGAGGCCGGTATTTTTTGTTCCGTGATTCGCGTGCCCGTCACCTTTCCTCCCGAAAAATTCTCGGGCGTACTGCTTTCCGGCATGTGCGTCCCGGACCTGAAAGGCAGCCAGGGAACGTTCTGTTTGTGCACCACGCGCTCCCGCGGCGACAAATTCCGTGAAGGTGGAGTTCGCGTTCCCGTCGAGCGTACCGGCTCAATCTGCCGTTCTTATATACCCGGCCCTGACGATCCGCTCACACCCGGTTCCGATGACGAACTGCGGGTGGGTTTTGAACTTCACATTGACGAGATAAAGAAGCAGGCCCGCGTCACCGTTGACTCGCAGAGCTTTACTCTGAAAATCGGCGAGTACTCGGAGTGGATTCCCGTGAAGTTCAAAGCGGGCGTGGGTTTCAGCGCGCACGGAATTTGTCGCTTCTATCTCAAGGAACTTTCGCCCGAAATCGAGGTCTACGTCACACCGGTAAACATCGATCCCAGCCGGCCGGATCTGCCCATCTCTCATCCGGTCACATACTCCATCTACCTCGCCAAATTGTTTGGCCCTTACGCAACTCTAGGACTTGCGGAAGATACCTGGGCCCTCAACGAGCAGGTTCTCGACGACGGCGCCTTTCTCGCGCAGTGTTATGCCAATCATGACGATCGCGAGCGCATGCTGTTTGATGCGCTGGAGAAAACGCAGCAAGGCCTGTGCGCCTGCGTCTTCGACACCACCGACCGAGTGCAGCACATGTTTTGGCGCTATCTCGACGAGGACCATCCCGCCGCCGCCCGTGATGTCCCGCACGATCAACATCCGCCGGTGATCCAGAATCTTTACGCCCGCATGGACCAACTGATCGGCCGGGTGATGAAGCAGATCGACGACAAGACTCTGCTCATGGTCGTCTCCGACCACGGCTTCAAATCGTTTGCGCGGTGCTTCAACTTGAATGCGTGGCTGCACCAGAACGGATATCTCGCGCTGAAAGCGGGAAAGAGTGAGAGCGGCGACTGGTTCGAGGATGTAGATTGGTCCCGCACTCGCGCCTACACGATGGGCTTGAATGGACTCTATCTGAATCTGAAAGGCCGTGAGCGCGAGGGCATCGTTGAACCCGGCGCCGACGCCGACACGTTAAAAGAAGAACTGCGGTGCAAACTTGATGGGCTCCTCGACCCCGCATCCGGCCGCCCCGGCATCACCGGTGTCTTCGACTGCGATGCGGTCTATGCCGGCCCTTATGTCGATAATGCCCCCGACCTGATCGTCGGTTACGGTGAGGGTTACCGCGCGTCCTGGGATTCCGTGATGGGCAAGGTCACTAGCGAAATCTTCGAAGACAATCTGAAAGCCTGGAGCGGCGACCATTGCATCGATCCGCGCCTTGTTCCGGGAGTGCTTTTCTGCAATCGAAAAATCACCGACGAAAAGCCCGCCATCGTCGACGTCGCTCCCACGGTTCTGAAACTTTTTGGTCTGGCCCTTCCGGGACACATGGATGGCAAACCTTGGACGGTCGGAAGCTTCACGGGAGCGGCGGAATCGTGA
- a CDS encoding alkaline phosphatase family protein, protein MCLLLNAAGILSSCHSERANSSSNQRLIILGIDGMDPQLLHRFMREGKMPNFAKLESQGDFRLLTSSIPPQSPVAWSNMITGMNAGGHGLFDFIHRDPKTLSLYFSASRVEGPKHSIDIGSWTIPLGGGSAEQLRKGTAFWQILDEHAIPNTIFRIPSNFPPVPAKGKTLSGMGTPDLRGTYGTFSFYTDDPTTASGAVEGGQIIPVQVANSRVTANLIGPDNSFRKGSPPATEPFSVAVDPLESVAKVAVQGREFVLREGEWSAWVRVEFQLIPFFGNVKGMCRFYLKQAHPRFQLYVSPMNIDPASPALPISTPSNYSGLLTDEAGEFHTQGIAEDTKALSDGMLDDNEYLQQARSVLAEHRRIFDAEFPKFHRGVFFFYFSSLDLNSHMFWRLMDPKHPEYDAALAAQNGSAIEDFYQQMDQVLGEVLPHLDERTTLLVLSDHGFAPYYRSFNLNTWLLNQGYIKLKNSVASGESRSTQPFPNVDWTQTRAYGLGLNGLYLNLRGRESNGIVQPGTGADSLMAEIRAKLLAVQDPKTKLSVITRVDLASEAYQGPYAKEGPDMLVGYNRGYRAGWRTILGAFPTDELEDNTNPWSGDHCIDYTLVPGVLLSNRKISADTPALTDIAPTILAEFGIAKAQGMIGQSVFRRTTH, encoded by the coding sequence GTGTGCCTGCTGCTCAACGCGGCGGGCATACTGAGCTCCTGCCACTCCGAGCGAGCGAATTCGTCAAGCAATCAGCGGTTGATCATTCTCGGCATCGACGGCATGGATCCTCAGCTCCTGCACCGCTTCATGCGCGAAGGCAAGATGCCCAACTTCGCAAAGCTGGAAAGCCAGGGAGATTTCCGCCTGCTCACCAGCAGCATCCCGCCGCAGAGTCCGGTGGCGTGGTCGAACATGATAACCGGCATGAATGCTGGCGGTCACGGCCTCTTCGATTTCATCCATCGCGATCCTAAGACGCTGTCGCTTTATTTCTCGGCCTCGCGCGTCGAAGGCCCCAAGCACTCGATCGATATTGGCAGTTGGACGATTCCGCTCGGCGGTGGCAGCGCCGAACAATTGCGGAAGGGCACGGCCTTCTGGCAGATTCTCGATGAGCACGCCATCCCCAACACAATTTTTCGCATACCCTCGAATTTCCCGCCCGTGCCCGCCAAGGGAAAAACGCTCTCCGGGATGGGCACTCCCGATCTGCGCGGAACCTACGGCACATTTTCGTTCTACACGGACGACCCGACGACCGCCTCCGGTGCCGTTGAGGGTGGCCAAATTATTCCTGTGCAAGTCGCGAACTCGCGCGTAACCGCCAACCTGATCGGACCTGACAATTCGTTTCGCAAAGGTTCGCCGCCCGCCACTGAACCCTTTTCCGTAGCGGTCGATCCGCTGGAGTCCGTGGCCAAGGTCGCGGTGCAGGGCCGGGAATTTGTTCTGCGCGAGGGGGAGTGGAGCGCTTGGGTTCGCGTTGAGTTTCAGCTGATTCCCTTCTTTGGCAACGTAAAAGGGATGTGCCGGTTCTATCTCAAGCAGGCGCATCCCCGCTTTCAGTTGTACGTTTCGCCCATGAACATCGACCCTGCATCTCCCGCGCTGCCGATTTCAACGCCGTCCAATTACTCCGGTCTTCTGACCGACGAAGCCGGAGAATTTCACACCCAGGGAATCGCCGAAGACACAAAAGCGCTTTCCGACGGCATGCTCGACGATAACGAGTACCTACAGCAGGCGCGAAGCGTGCTGGCGGAGCATCGCCGCATCTTCGACGCCGAGTTTCCCAAGTTTCATCGAGGAGTTTTCTTTTTCTATTTCTCCAGCCTCGATCTCAACTCGCACATGTTCTGGCGCCTGATGGATCCAAAACATCCCGAGTACGACGCCGCGCTGGCTGCGCAGAATGGGTCGGCGATTGAGGACTTCTACCAGCAGATGGATCAGGTACTGGGCGAAGTGCTGCCGCATCTGGATGAGCGCACGACTCTGCTCGTACTTTCCGACCACGGATTCGCGCCCTATTATCGATCGTTCAATCTGAATACCTGGCTGCTGAATCAGGGCTATATCAAGCTGAAAAATAGTGTGGCTTCAGGCGAGTCCCGTTCGACGCAGCCCTTTCCGAACGTGGATTGGACCCAGACGCGTGCCTACGGCCTCGGACTCAACGGGCTGTACCTAAATCTGCGCGGACGCGAGAGCAATGGAATCGTTCAGCCGGGAACTGGGGCTGACAGTTTAATGGCAGAGATTCGGGCAAAGCTGCTTGCGGTGCAGGATCCTAAAACAAAGCTGTCCGTAATCACGCGCGTCGACCTGGCCAGCGAGGCCTATCAGGGTCCGTATGCCAAAGAGGGTCCGGATATGCTTGTCGGCTACAACCGCGGTTACCGCGCCGGGTGGCGGACCATCTTAGGCGCTTTCCCCACCGATGAACTCGAAGACAACACCAATCCCTGGAGCGGCGATCACTGTATCGACTACACTCTCGTCCCCGGAGTTTTGCTCAGCAACCGAAAAATTTCCGCCGACACGCCCGCTCTCACCGACATTGCGCCTACAATTCTCGCGGAGTTTGGAATCGCTAAGGCACAGGGTATGATTGGACAGTCTGTGTTTCGGCGCACGACGCACTAA